Below is a window of Quercus robur chromosome 6, dhQueRobu3.1, whole genome shotgun sequence DNA.
ggaaaaaaaaatcatttgtagATAGGACCATCAAAGTACTTACTAGTAAGCCCATGAAAGGCTCTATTCCAGACCTTCACTCATTTGATCATTCTCTCATCCTACCCATTAGCTCTAGACAACTTAATAAGTGTATTGGATAGGGGaagaatggtaaaataagaaTTTAAGTTTACATAACATTGTACTATAGCTATAGTTAACCATCTTgactactcaaaaaaaaaaaaaaaaaaaaaaaaaaaaactcaagtttcaacaaataaatatagaaGGAGAGACTCTTGATATGTAATCCTTGTTTTCAAGAGAATAAAAGTCACGTGAGCACTTTGatataatttatctttttaattcaTCCTCAATTTTAGAACTTGCTCCAATCATATTCATACATAAAGAACAACATTTAGActgaataaaaatttaatatgcaATAGGACTTAGAAGGCTAATTACAAAACTCATTCACAATATGTTatttgcaaaatatatatatatatatatatatatatatatatacattttatatattcatGAAGACAAGATTAACTACGACATAAAGATGCAACAACTTTGCTCAATGATTTGATTATACTATAGCAAcaataaaaggcaaaaacaatGTCATAGCCATGACTCATGACAAGTCTATTCCATAGTCCAtacttcaacattttttttcctagagcCAAAACTGATTCTTGCATTCCTTAAGGCCAAAACTACAATCGACCAGTTGGAATAAAAAAAGTGTTATTAATTAGACATGTAGGAGGTTTTGGCAGGGCACAATCCAAGAGCTCCCTGACTTATCATTCGAAGGGTCCAATAGGAGCATAGTAAACTTGAGAGAGCTCTTGCAATCTGGTGCATTTCTCAATCTAACGAATCACCTTCAAGACTGTATAACATGCATATAAAATAACTTAACATCATTTCAATGTTTTTAACagataatttcacaatattgcTAAAAGGCAGTGAAGGAACAATATTGCTAAAAGCCTTAAAGTAGAACTGTCAATAAGTTGAACCATAAAGAGATGGAAGAGATCCTATGATTTTACCCTTAGATGCAAATTGCATATGTTTTCAAAGCAATCCAGATGTAATCGGCATCAATTGGATATCTCCATATGTACGAGCTTCTCACCATAGCTTAAAATTGACTTGATTGTTCTTGTGCTGCAGGAACGAAGATATCAAAGTCACCACACCACTTCTTGATCAAGTGAAAACATTGATAGATAGAAGTATAGAACTACCATGCTCATCTTTGAGTTCAAAGAGCAAAATAGCATagcagtttaaaaaaaaaaaaaaaaaaaaaaaaaaaattcctttttgaattcaaaaaaactATGTTGGAACAGTTGTTTCGTTCTTTTTCAGATATGGAGTTGCTTAGCAAAAACATACAGCGTTCAAGATCTTAGGCAATAGCAAGAACTGACAATACATTACACAAAGTTTAACAAGACTTATCTCTCaacaacaataaacaataacttatcattattgttagaataatggttataTGCTTAAATTCACCAGGTTTTTTTTACAgattaagcttttgggacaagtggtaaattatcaattattataCCTAAACCCTCTTAACAGACTAGTAGGACAATTAGGAAAACAAGATTACAGCCTAAGATTTCCTTTTGGGAAAGGACAGAGTAAATGGAATACTATGAAGAGTAAGAGTGTCTTGATATGAACAAAGTTCTCCACTCCGTCTGCATTTTTATCACTTACAAGGCCAATGAAAAATAAGACAGCTACAACCACATAACATACAACCTCATATTACATCCATGCAACAAGTTGTTAGAGGCCACTGTAAATCGGTAAGCATCTGGGTCATTAACCACTGTCAATTCTAATCCAAGAGAGAAGAGGTTTTACTTGTCAACTATAAACAGAGAGTATTTATCTTGCCAGCAGGGGCCGTGAACATGTTACACTTAGTGAACAAAAACCATAACTCCAAAAGGAACTTAAATACCAGTGAGGAACTAAAGCAACACAAAACACACAAATGAAGTGAGAGTATCATTCCTTACTAAATCAGACTGTTTCCCCAACTACCAAACagaccaaaaatattattttaatttaaatattatttaaatgctgatatggcatttaaaaaatgttaaatatttttttttattagctaCATCAGCAAACAGTGTATTCCATTTGCCACCTCAGTATTTTCTGTCATTGGGTTGACGGCAGGGACTATTATAAAaacgatttttaaaaatcaGGGATTGACCTAGGAgctaaatcaatttagggatcaaattgaaaatAGATCCAAAATGTTGGGACCAAAAATGCATTTCCGCCAAAGACAATCAACAATTCAATGGGGGAAACCCCAATGATAGTCCAGAACACTAAATTTTCTAAAGGTAGTGCCGTGGCTATGGCTGAATGCCCACTCAGTCAATCACATATCACAAAAGCCATCTAGAGTAAGCCTAAAAGCCGAAACAATAGTATAATTGTGTCTAAGTGCAGAACAAGTCCATCAAGAGCTCTAAAGAAGCGAAAAAAGAATACTTGAACTTGAATCATCCTCTCCATCACCTTGATTACCAATATACCATGTTCTTCAACTTGAATCAAACCATTTCTTCTCATAGATGCATTAACATTATTGGTACCTACATTTTTTATGTCTCGTCACTTGATTTACAAAGAGAATTATGGCCAATTTACTAGGGTGATCAACGAGTGATGAAAGCCACTAGAATAGTTACAAGAACTGGTGTTAACAACGGATAATTACAAGAGGTGAATCAATGAACTACAGTATGTTAGATcgcctaagttttttttttttttttgtttgttgaagCCAATCGCCTAAGTTATTAAAAGACTTTCTTTCTGCATTCAGAACCTAGTAAtctcatttttttccttctacaTAATTATATGGTACTCCTACATAAATAGTCACTGCATATAAAGAAACTTTCAATGTTAACACTTGGACCCCGTACAAAAGGCTATCACAATCCCACTATTGATATAAGAAACCACCAATAATCACCAAAGTAGGGATTCTCTTATACATTGCAGCTTCATTCTTCATCCTTCAGTTGGTGTCCATTAacgagaggaaaaaaagaaaaactcaaatccaaaatttaaccaaaacaGAACAGCATTTGAGTTCATCAATCTTTAGTCTGATCACCATTGAAATGCACTCCCCTTAAGTTAGGTGTTGTATCCCCCCTATGCCTAAGGTGAGACACCTTAAGGGCCTTAACTTGAAGCAGCTGCAGCAAAAGTTCCCTgcaacaaacaaattttaaaatcataagACCCCCAGGTTACATAAACCATTAATTTTCCATATTACATTCTACTACAATTATATACTACCAATTTCTTGAACAATTTCAAGCTAAACCCATGTACCCATTTCACATAAAAATATCATTTCACCTATCGCTTCCACCATCCCTCCATATAAAATATGAGGAAAATAGcataaaaatttccaaattttaagtATAGAAGCAACATACAATCCAGCATTGATAAAACCCACTTGCTGAAATGAGAATCACTTACTTTTCAGTTTACATGAActagcaaaaaagaaaatgttactGTAATTTCAAGAAGAGTATCTGAGGAAGAGCGCTGCTGCTACAAATAGTGTGAGACTGGAGGCTAATGCAAGAGAACAAAATCACTTCACCTGatatatatactttaatttCAAGtcccaaatttaatttttgtttcatttgtaaTTTCCATTAATTTATATGAAACAATCAAGCTCACATAAATCCTTACCCCTAAAATTATcgtcaaaaaatttaaaacccatCAAAAATCCTACCAAACAACCAAAACCCATTAGAGCACTAGCCATATCTCTCTTAGGCATTTCAACAAACATCTGTACAGCATACTCAAGACTAGTTTgatcaaatcaaaatttaatcTCAACCAACTCTACCATATCCACCACAGACATTGAAACATTTGGATAATTGTAACTAGCAAGCTTTATACATTGGGCAAGCCCGAAAATTAAGCCAAACCAAAAAATTGCAACAGAAAATGCACAGGGTGGATtggaaaaatagagtagaaagaaagaaaagaaaaaacataccGGCAGCAAGACGGCGGCGAGACAAAGACTCCGGTACCCGAAAGAAGGTTGCTGATGGTGGTTCTTTGATCggccccctctctctctctctctctctctctctctctcatcctcaaccaaaaaaaaaatgtcaagactcgagagggagagaaaaagctagctttagaaagagagagagagagagaaagagagagggatcAGATGAGTTTGAGTAAAGTTTGATCGTTTTTGACGTACTTGTTCGTGAAAAAGTGCATAAGTATGtttaaaatactcaaaagaTTACTTGAAATACTCTACCAAATGGGCTGGTAGGCTAAAATTTAACCGGCTGTCTGATAGTgtattttaaacaacaatatttaatatttaaataatattatatacatttttacataattttttattcatatgtatttataaaaaatataaacaatattacTACCATATTACCTcttataaaagggaaaaaaaagcaCAATATTACCTAAATCACGTGAGTTAACTATTAGTTTTTTAACACCAAACTAATAGAGAGATTGATTTGGTAGTCGTGTATGTAGGTTACGTAGTAAATTGATCAATATAAAAATTGGGGGTGTAtgggtttttattatttttaattttttttggggttaaattCCAATTTTTGAGTTTAATTAACCGGTtcggtccttttttttttttttttttttttataaattcggtccaatttttaaaagaattgttgaaggttgaaagttgaaacacatCATTCTAGCTCTCTGCCTCTCAGAAGAAGCAAAAGCAATGGCGGCAAACTCTGAGAGTGAGGTGAGCTTAAACCAAATACGCAAATATGCCTAATTTCATTTCCAGCTATTTtctgtgttttatttattaactttatAATGAAAACGTTGTTCTTCATTCAGAAACAAACGTTTCGCTTATTCTCAACCTCCACCAGTTTGGGTCTAGGGTTTCTTGATTCTTCAGAAAACCCTCTCCCTCCTACACCTCCACCTCCATACCTCGAAGTAATTTCCACTCAGGTACTATTactaattcttattttatttatttatttatttattttgctgtttgattgagattttttttttttttttttgggtgtgaattCAATAGATTTCTTCGTCTGTGAAATACACTGTGGAGCCAGTGAACTTGGGGGAACTTACTTTGCTCAAGGTAACTTTTTCCTTTCATCTGTTTGTTTACCGAGAAAATGTCATGCTTATGTGGTTTTTGTTTATGTGCCTTTGATTTCTGGCCAAGAATTAAAATGTTGAATCTTTTTATGTATCTGAAGAATCAATTTCTGAAATAACTAAAGactcagaattttttttttttttttcctactcttCACATGTCCTTGGAAGCTTCATTAGAAATTATCTTAGAAATTAatagtttcttgaattttaagTTAGTTTAACTTAGATGACCAACCAATTCTTGTTTCTCTTTTAGGGCCGCGTTAATACGCAAGAGGTTTTTGGTTTATCAAACTCTGATTTAGTCCCAGGGAAATATGAAGGTGTGTAAGAATTCtcctttctttgcttctttatATACCTTATTACATTAAATTCAGATATAGTTTTCATATTCCTATAAACTAAATGATGATTGTTTTGGTTATGTTGCAATGGTTGACAATTGACATAAATGTGAAATTGTGAATCCATATGCTTGCTTTTGGGGTTCAGGGGGACTGAAGTTATGGGAAGGTTCACTGGATCTTGTTAAAGCGCTTCACATGGAGATTAAAAATGGCAATTTGTCACTCAGGGGAAAGCGAGTTTTAGAGGTGGGCTCTTGATTTTCAGGTGATTCTATGCTACTTAAGAATGCATACTCATGTCCATACTTGGGATGATCATATCTCattggttttcatcttttattggAAAAGGAACAAGACTCTAGCTAATTAATGTTAGGGTTTATgtcctaaaatccaatttattggcatgttataaataattaaattgtttaattatatgagactgtCTGTAAATGAACTAATAGGACATTATCATAGTCTTTGAGTTGCATTGTTTGTGATTTAgttacagaagatataaatcataaattccttgtaaactcaaaatgtagttcgtagttggtgatgaaattgggcatttcatctgcgaagactacatatcaactaagatagTTTGTCTTGATCATAGAAGTGTCTTAAGTGTGTAAGATATATTGAATCGGACcactgtgagattaattattcaattaacaactataatctgaataataaatctcacgacttctaatttcatagactctcaATCCTGAGAGTAATTTATTCATGAAATGTAGTTTACTTTGATATAGTGAGATCAAATTTAatggtcaaaacctcagtatgttgggtaaccGCACATAGTGTTGAGGGagcacatattttcaaaatagaatccataatctctttctatagagacacgaaatatctcattgagataagtttaatgggaatTAGTTATTTAGGGCTagccactttagtaaagagttactaaagtttatatttaatgaaattaggtttcataaatatgaataaataaaatattaaactgGAGACTTGAggaataaaatagttgtttacaaagtgacagtttaattatgattttgttcactatggatatttcatgggggtcaaatgatattatattagagtcttgggatataatttattaataaggcctagagtgcaattatatttccataatggtacttgttatataattaatggtaattttgggctTGTTAAGAGTTAACGGATAAGTTTGAAACCCATAGCTAGAGCCTTATTAGTCATTTTGGTCCCATTCCAAGCCACATAAAGCCTAATTGGGTTGGCCCAAAAgactaacccaattagataaccAGTTGttaatttaataagagttattaaataaagtaactgtCAAGGTTGTTAAAATGTACGTAtgattaaaagaagagaaaaatagtttttctctaTAGTGTCTTTTATATACAATTCTTTTGAAAAACCAACGTACGTAAGAATTGATTGAGGGACCACTCATGTTGGGCACTATGTGGAATTGGGATGAAAATTgaaggtattctcaagtcttgtctttgaatttcactgcatcaaggtacactttttgttctttgttctagaattcaaggttatATGTTATCTCTCATAATTGAAGTAGATCTTTGTGTTGCTTCCGTTGCgggttttgtatgagatgcaaaaccaatttttccaacaattaaCTCAACACTGTGATCAAACAAAACACAGATATAACCCAACCATAGCAAAAAAACACATATAACCTAAATCAAACCCATGCATGACTGACATGTGTGACCAatccatataaaaaataatagtaaacaACAAGATTAGATGAgatctttcattttcttgtcaagTCCATCAACTTAACATTATCTTCTCAGCCACACATTTCTCACATATTCCCAAACACAGTCATGTTGAGGATAAAAAGAATTGGCCACCTCAATAAGCTTAGGCTTGACGAACTTCTCCAACTTCTCTTTCACTTGTAAGATGAGTGATAAATCCATGAAGGGGAGCTAGTGCGTGATGGCCAAAGGACTTGGTGTTTGAGAAATGAGAGGATTAGAGTGAGATTTGAGACAGAGAGATTACAAGAGAGATGAGAAAAGGCACCAAAGAGAGGTTAACTGCATACCAGCCGAATCTTGCATTTCAACCGAAATTCACTGAAATGACCTGGAACATTTGAAACACACCGAAATAGTCTAAAATTTGATCCGAGGTGGAACATGGGGTTTCTCTTTCTGGTTTGCATACAGTACAAATTTTTCCAGCCGTCTCGGCTGGAATAGAACTGTATTCATAACGATGCCCCTCCCCAAACTCTTGAATTATCAAAAGTTTTGAgcacaataattatttttcataagtTTATTATATTGACGACAATGACAATTACTTTTATGGAAAACGGAGGGATGTGCATTAGTAGTATATGTGGTAAATACAGAGAAATGAATTAGCATGTTAATATTATGTAGGGTTTGTGAAATATCCTCAAGGCATTTGGCCATGCCAGCAatcagtaaaaataagttaagtaACACaatttttgctctctctctctctccctctctcaaacACACCCATATGTAACTACCAACACACTGCCGCACCAAACAGCTGAAACTTGTAAATTAGAATCCTAGAAATTGCAActagctctagctcaaatggtgCCTCCtcttgtaagagcaaggtggatGGTAATGTTTTGGGGTTCAAGATCCATCAGTTGCATTTGAAACttactgaagaaaaaaaaaaaaaaaaaagaaaaaaaaaaaaggtaattacCACAATCACCCTCAAGCGAGAAACCCACATCCTCTTAGTAGACACACCATTAAAACATCATCACAAACCTTTGTCATTCTCACCAGAAACCCATGGGTCCCTTATCATGATTGAAACTTCTGATGTCCCTAAGCTTCCAAATTCTTTTCACATCATCTTGACACTACCAGTTATACATACCAATCATGTGCAACTTGTTCTCAACTTCCTAacttcaaatgaaaattaagaaacTTTGGTCCCCAATTGTGCAGCCTCAAAGGCCCCCCTTGAAATACTTGATTTTTGATCccctaatcaccaaaaaaattacatttgttGTAGGGGAAATTAATTGCATGCCCATTTTTTACGGCAAAATGCACTTTTCCTATGGTACTCTGTACTTTTAGTGTGGATTTGTAGGAGTTTCATGTTGTCTAGATTATATCCTATAGGTGGAATATTCTCAAATCCATTTGAATTTTGTACACTAATAAAACTTGCTTTTGATTTTAACAACATAGGTATAGAAGTtcaataaatcttaaatttgAATATAATATCTAATTATGTAATGATTAAATTCCagaatttgattaaaatttggTGAACCAAAAGAATTGACTGCTGAGCCATATGAGGTAGGAAACTCTCAAGTACGGCTGGCTCAAAGGGAAGGAGTTTACTTGCTATTGTAGGTGTTGTTGCTTTGTGGTATTTTATGTACATTTTTGAAATCACGTTGGAGTAATTCCTTCAGAAAATTGAGACTAGAAATTAAGACACTATCTTTTATCTTTTGCCGTTTCCTTCCTCATTTCCCCTAACTGAGCTGCCTCTAATTTTTTCAGCTTGGATGTGGTCATGGACTTCCTGGGATCTTTGCATGCCTTGAGGTGAAGTTTTGCTTCAGTTGCTGTATATTAGTTTATCAAAAATCTACAGGTCTGTTAAGCTTCTCTGTTTTTTGTGTCAGGGTGCAGCTGCTGTGCATTTCCAGGACTTCAATGCTGAGGTCCTACGTTGTCTAACCATTCCCAATGTAAATGCCAATCTTTCAGAAAATATTCAACCCTTGGAAACAAATGAGATGAATGCTGGTGGTGAAGTTCGTTTCTTTGCTGGTGACTGGAGTGAAATCCATAAACTTCTTCCACGTGTACAAGGCAATGAGAAGAATCTAAACTGTAGCTCAGGGCACAGTCAAGTTGCTAGTtatgatattattttaatggcagAGACGGTTTACTCAATCTCCACTCTCCAAAGCCTTTATGAACTTATAAAGATGGTATCTGTTTATAGAGCTGTTTATAGAGTTATTGAGCATctatttttggcattttgaaTTCTGGCTTGAGCTCTAAAGGGTTTTTTTCATTTACAGTGCACAAGCAGTCCTCATGGAGTTGTTTACATGGCAGCAAAGAAGCATTATTTTGGGGTAGGTGGGGGAACCCGGCGGTTCCTATCTTTAGTAGAGAAAGATGGTGAGCTAGTCCTCCTGAATATGCTTACTGAAAATGCAAAGGAACTATGTCATACAAAAAGTTGCatgctttttctttgtgcctCTGAACTCTTTGGTTTCATATTTtttgctaattaattaattggaaGGAGGAACGGATGAAAGTCTAAAATTAATTATCCTTACCTCATTTTAAATCTTTGTTCTCCTTCTAGTAAGGATGGACCAATGGAGATTAACTCTGGGCTATTTATCACAACATACCACATTAATGCACATTAATGCATGGATAGGCTTTATCATTGTAAATTAAAGatctcaaaaaatttagcatttagcatctcAAAAACTTACTTTATCTGTTTTAAcatctcattttacaatatactcAACATcaaaggttttatattttttatcacttcattaatatatatatatatatatatattattttcaatctcatctccctctctctcaagCCGTTTATCTTTCTCTGCAAAACAGAGCTCTCTGTTTTTTACTCTGTCTCATAAGTTCATTCTGAGTTAAGACTAGGCTCTGTTCCAACGCAAACCCAGTCACCTTCAGCCAACCCAACCCACAACAAACCCAACCCAGCAAACCCACAGTCACCACTCACCACCAGCCACATTCACCCACCCACCTGCCACCACTGtacaacccaacccaaaatcaacccaccACTAGCCACCACCACTACAAAACAACCACCAAATCACAAAACCCAGCCATcaaacaaccaatcacaaagcAATTACCAAAACCCAGCCATCACAAATCACCAATTACAAAACAACCATCAAAACCCATCCATTACAAATCACcaaatcaccaatcacaaaacaaaaacccagccaccaaatcacaaaaacaaccaccatcacaaacacaaaatcaagacATCACAAAATTTCACCCACCACCAAATCCGATCCACCACCAAAGTGTGACCCACAGTGACCACCGAAGCACTGTAACTTGCACCCATGGGAAACCAGTGAGAGAGTGAGGGACGAGCAAGAGAGGGCAAGGGCGAGAGGGTTGGAGAGAGGAAGAAATAGAAAGAAccaatgagaaagaaagaaaaaagatagagaagaaagaaactgGTGAAAGagtgaagaaaatgagaaagaagacagagaatataaaaggattttttttttttttacaatcttgCTACAGTGGGCTGCTAGAGATAGCATTCCACTGTAGCTAGATTGCAAAATTAATAGGATTTAAGAGCATTGATGGAGTATGCTTTATAGCATTTATAGCATTTAGcatgctaaaatttagcatttatacCATTTAGCATtcttaatgagaatgctctaataaGGCTTGTATGCTTCAATTTATTATGAATgtatttagcaaaaataaaaaaattattatgaatgtATTGTTTATTGTACAAAAATTGTATACAGGCCAAGAGCATGAAAACTAGGACATTCTTCTGGTTACATAATCTTTATGTTGGTTACGTCCTCTGGCCAATAGGTACATAGTATTTCTATTCATGATATGTAACTTTGAGAAGAAACTCGTGTTATGCAGTACATGCTTAATGTGTCAACCTTGTCTTGGTTGGTCTACAAGCATTTATTTCATATTGGATATTTTTAGTCATATTAACTCACATTGTAAATAATACTGGTTAAATGGACCTCTTTTCCCCGCTCAGGTGTTATGGCTTCTAACCTGGTTGCTGAAGTTGCAGATGGTT
It encodes the following:
- the LOC126733418 gene encoding uncharacterized protein LOC126733418: MAANSESEKQTFRLFSTSTSLGLGFLDSSENPLPPTPPPPYLEVISTQISSSVKYTVEPVNLGELTLLKGRVNTQEVFGLSNSDLVPGKYEGGLKLWEGSLDLVKALHMEIKNGNLSLRGKRVLELGCGHGLPGIFACLEGAAAVHFQDFNAEVLRCLTIPNVNANLSENIQPLETNEMNAGGEVRFFAGDWSEIHKLLPRVQGNEKNLNCSSGHSQVASYDIILMAETVYSISTLQSLYELIKMCTSSPHGVVYMAAKKHYFGVGGGTRRFLSLVEKDGVMASNLVAEVADGSSNVREVWKLSFR